One Triticum dicoccoides isolate Atlit2015 ecotype Zavitan chromosome 4B, WEW_v2.0, whole genome shotgun sequence genomic window carries:
- the LOC119294808 gene encoding 14-3-3-like protein A, producing MSTAEATREENVYMAKLAEQAERYEEMVEFMEKVAKTADVGELTVEERNLLSVAYKNVIGARRASWRIISSIEQKEESRGNEAYVASIKEYRTRIETELSKICDGILKLLDSHLVPSATAAESKVFYLKMKGDYHRYLAEFKAGAERKEAAENTLVAYKSAQDIALADLPTTHPIRLGLALNFSVFYYEILNSPDRACNLAKQAFDEAIAELDSLGEESYKDSTLIMQLLRDNLTLWTSDNAEEGGDEIKEAASKPEGEGH from the exons ATGTCTACCGCTGAGGCAACCCGTGAGGAGAATGTGTACATGGCCAAGCTCGCCGAGCAGGCTGAGCGTTATGAGGAAATGGTCGAATTCATGGAGAAGGTGGCCAAGACCGCTGATGTTGGTGAGCTCACTGTTGAGGAGCGCAACCTGCTCTCTGTGGCTTACAAGAATGTGATTGGTGCCCGGAGGGCTTCCTGGAGGATCATCTCCTCCATTGAGCAGAAGGAGGAGAGCCGTGGGAACGAGGCCTATGTTGCATCAATCAAGGAGTACCGTACCAGGATTGAAACCGAGCTCAGCAAGATCTGTGATGGCATCCTCAAGCTTCTGGACTCCCACCTTGTCCCCTCTGCCACTGCAGCAGAGTCCAAGGTGTTCTATCTGAAAATGAAGGGTGACTACCACAG GTACCTTGCGGAGTTCAAGGCGGGTGCTGAGAGGAAAGAAGCAGCTGAGAACACTCTTGTAGCATACAAGTCAGCCCAG GACATCGCGCTTGCTGACTTGCCTACCACCCACCCGATAAGGCTTGGACTTGCACTCAACTTCTCAGTGTTCTACTATGAGATCCTGAACTCTCCAGACCGTGCTTGCAACCTTGCCAAGCAG GCATTTGATGAAGCTATTGCTGAGCTGGACTCCCTCGGCGAGGAATCCTACAAGGACAGCAccttgatcatgcaacttcttcgtgACAACTTGACTCTCTGGACCTCTGATAACGCA GAGGAGGGTGGTGATGAGATCAAGGAAGCCGCCTCAAAGCCAGAGGGAGAGGGGCACTGA